From a region of the Zingiber officinale cultivar Zhangliang chromosome 4B, Zo_v1.1, whole genome shotgun sequence genome:
- the LOC121978668 gene encoding basic salivary proline-rich protein 1-like: MGTGTPTRNKNPSYLGDQTSTSDSGHGNLNPPTQGGAKPKPPSDSGRGDLNPPTQCGAKLPSDAGQADHNPPTQGGAKPNLKPPSDSSQADLNPPTQGGAKLKPNPSKHGGAKQKPTAEAWSMLQTRAENILQTCRSDSNSSDSTTTSSSSSEVIV, from the exons ATGGGAACCGGCACCCCCACTCGCAACAAGAATCCCTCCTACCTT GGTGATCAGACATCGACCTCCGATTCCGGCCATGGTAATCTCAATCCGCCCACCCAGGGTGGTGCGAAGCCGAAGCCGCCCTCTGATTCTGGTCGTGGTGATCTCAATCCGCCCACCCAGTGTGGTGCGAAGCTGCCCTCTGATGCCGGCCAAGCTGATCACAATCCTCCCACCCAAGGTGGTGCGAAGCCAAATCTGAAGCCGCCCTCTGATTCCAGCCAAGCTGATCTCAATCCGCCCACCCAGGGTGGTGCGAAGCTGAAGCCGAACCCGTCGAAGCATG GTGGTGCGAAGCAGAAGCCGACCGCCGAAGCATGGTCTATGTTGCAAACTAGGGCTGAAAATATACTGCAAACCTGTCGTTCCGATTCCAACAGTTCTGATTCCACCAccacttcctcctcctcctccgaa GTTATTGTGTGA
- the LOC121976650 gene encoding uncharacterized protein LOC121976650 isoform X1: protein MADENGKQTETESRPWHQTVTLLLVSLRLAALVATSTAAGLMAFNKETKTITVVVVGTNPILQSFTAAFQQTPAFVSGRALSNYGPRAVAQCRPPPGPALSFLSALSLRIVPSAKGSIRLGSNPSMGLSNSPTSIYKSSRDAKEECESSFMEGKTLFIDSNIPIYYYLQCIP, encoded by the exons ATGGCAGACGAGAACGGGAAGCAAACTGAGACGGAGAGCAGGCCGTGGCATCAAACGGTAACCCTCTTACTCGTATCACTAAGGTTGGCAGCTCTTGTGGCCACCTCCACGGCTGCAGGGCTCATGGCATTCAACAAGGAGACAAAAACAATCACAGTGGTCGTGGTAGGGACCAACCCCATTCTCCAGTCTTTCACTGCGGCATTTCAGCAAACACCTGCCTTTGT CTCCGGTCGGGCCCTCTCAAATTATGGGCCCAGGGCCGTCGCCCAGTGCCGCCCTCCTCCAGGGCCGGCCCTGTCCTTCCTCTCGGCGCTCTCGCTGCGCATTGTCCCCTCCGCCAAGGGTTCAATCCGCCTAGGGTCCAATCCCTCAATGGGTCTTAGCAACTCGCCAACCTCAATCTACAAAAGCTCtag AGACGCAAAAGAGGAGTGTGAAAGTTCATTCATGGAAGGCAAAACCCTCTTTATTGACTCCAACATCCCTATTTATTATTATCTTCAGTGCATCCCTTGA
- the LOC121976650 gene encoding uncharacterized protein LOC121976650 isoform X3, translating to MAFNKETKTITVVVVGTNPILQSFTAAFQQTPAFVSGRALSNYGPRAVAQCRPPPGPALSFLSALSLRIVPSAKGSIRLGSNPSMGLSNSPTSIYKSSRDAKEECESSFMEGKTLFIDSNIPIYYYLQCIP from the exons ATGGCATTCAACAAGGAGACAAAAACAATCACAGTGGTCGTGGTAGGGACCAACCCCATTCTCCAGTCTTTCACTGCGGCATTTCAGCAAACACCTGCCTTTGT CTCCGGTCGGGCCCTCTCAAATTATGGGCCCAGGGCCGTCGCCCAGTGCCGCCCTCCTCCAGGGCCGGCCCTGTCCTTCCTCTCGGCGCTCTCGCTGCGCATTGTCCCCTCCGCCAAGGGTTCAATCCGCCTAGGGTCCAATCCCTCAATGGGTCTTAGCAACTCGCCAACCTCAATCTACAAAAGCTCtag AGACGCAAAAGAGGAGTGTGAAAGTTCATTCATGGAAGGCAAAACCCTCTTTATTGACTCCAACATCCCTATTTATTATTATCTTCAGTGCATCCCTTGA
- the LOC121976650 gene encoding CASP-like protein 1B1 isoform X2, with product MADENGKQTETESRPWHQTVTLLLVSLRLAALVATSTAAGLMAFNKETKTITVVVVGTNPILQSFTAAFQQTPAFVSGRALSNYGPRAVAQCRPPPGPALSFLSALSLRIVPSAKGSIRLGSNPSMGLSNSPTSIYKSSRT from the exons ATGGCAGACGAGAACGGGAAGCAAACTGAGACGGAGAGCAGGCCGTGGCATCAAACGGTAACCCTCTTACTCGTATCACTAAGGTTGGCAGCTCTTGTGGCCACCTCCACGGCTGCAGGGCTCATGGCATTCAACAAGGAGACAAAAACAATCACAGTGGTCGTGGTAGGGACCAACCCCATTCTCCAGTCTTTCACTGCGGCATTTCAGCAAACACCTGCCTTTGT CTCCGGTCGGGCCCTCTCAAATTATGGGCCCAGGGCCGTCGCCCAGTGCCGCCCTCCTCCAGGGCCGGCCCTGTCCTTCCTCTCGGCGCTCTCGCTGCGCATTGTCCCCTCCGCCAAGGGTTCAATCCGCCTAGGGTCCAATCCCTCAATGGGTCTTAGCAACTCGCCAACCTCAATCTACAAAAGCTCtag AACTTAA